CCGAGGGGCTTTTATTTGTTCAAATAGTTTGGCTTTTATCGCCCATTGGTAAGTAATGCAGTGCCCCTAATGGCATTATCTTCTTCTTTAGTGTATGAGAGTGAGTTTCATATGAAAAATCTTATTTTCTTTGTTAAGATTAGTATCGTTGAATTCTGAGACTTGACTAGAAAAAGATATGAATTTTCCCATGAATATCAAACTCTTAAGGGGGATTAGTGCATGAAAGTTACTAGAATTGACCACATTGGCATTGCGGTGAAAAGTATTGAGGAGTCATTGAAAGTTTGGGAGGTTGCCCTCGGGATAGCGTGCACAGGAGTGGAGGAGGTAGAGGAGCAAAAAGTCAAAACGGCTTTCCTTCCCGTTAAAGATACAGAAATAGAGCTTTTAGAGGCAACAGGAGATGACAGTCCTATTGCAAAATTTATTGAAAAAAAGGGAGAGGGCCTACACCACATATCACTGCGCGTGGAAAATCTTGAAAAAGCCCTTTCCGAGTTGAAAGAGAAAGGGGTTCGCCTCATTGACGAAACGCCGCGATATGGTGCCGGGGGCGCAAAAATTGCTTTTGTCCATCCGAAATCAACGGGTGGAGTTTTATTAGAACTCTCAGAGCGGTAAGGGGGCAGTTGAGACATGACGAACCGAAGCATTGACGAGCTATGCGCGGATCTTGAGCGCAAGCGTGCGCAGGCCCGCGAAGGCGGTGGTCCCAAGTCGATAGAGAAGCAGCGAGGCAAAGGCAAGGGTACCGCACGTGATCGTATAGCCGGGCTTCTTGACGAGGGGACCTTTGTAGAGCTTGACGAGCAGGTGGTTCACC
This region of Aminobacterium colombiense DSM 12261 genomic DNA includes:
- the mce gene encoding methylmalonyl-CoA epimerase, with translation MKVTRIDHIGIAVKSIEESLKVWEVALGIACTGVEEVEEQKVKTAFLPVKDTEIELLEATGDDSPIAKFIEKKGEGLHHISLRVENLEKALSELKEKGVRLIDETPRYGAGGAKIAFVHPKSTGGVLLELSER